From the genome of Nitratidesulfovibrio sp., one region includes:
- a CDS encoding glycosyltransferase, protein MTDTAAHSAPAVSVIMNCLNCGEHLRAAIDSVFAQTFDDWEIVFWDNGSSDCSADIAQSCGDKVRYFRAERTVPLGAARNLAIARARGEFIAFLDCDDLWHPEKLDRQVALFRANPAVGLVSCDTVMFSGDKELSRQFQAAPPARGKVFRELMTTQWISMSSAVIRRSALDAPGMGGHWFDEALNVCEEADVFYRIAWDWELDHVDAPLARWRVHGGSTTFRKFAQFADETEAILAKHIRMYRDYERDYADLVALLRRRAAFQRGVALWREGKGSEARAAIAPYAASSLKFRLFRLATFLPGGMFDAVAGVYFALPSFLRR, encoded by the coding sequence ATGACCGACACCGCCGCCCACTCCGCCCCTGCCGTCAGCGTGATCATGAACTGCCTGAACTGCGGCGAGCACCTGCGCGCCGCCATCGACAGCGTGTTCGCCCAGACCTTTGACGACTGGGAAATCGTGTTCTGGGACAACGGCTCCTCCGATTGCAGCGCAGACATCGCCCAAAGCTGCGGCGACAAGGTGCGCTACTTCCGCGCCGAGCGCACCGTGCCGCTGGGCGCGGCGCGCAACCTGGCCATTGCCCGGGCGCGGGGCGAGTTCATCGCCTTCCTTGACTGCGACGACCTGTGGCACCCGGAAAAGCTGGACCGGCAGGTGGCGCTGTTCCGCGCCAACCCCGCCGTGGGGCTGGTGAGCTGCGACACGGTGATGTTCAGCGGCGACAAGGAACTGAGCCGTCAGTTCCAGGCGGCCCCGCCCGCGCGCGGCAAGGTGTTCCGCGAACTGATGACCACCCAGTGGATTTCCATGTCCTCCGCCGTCATCCGCCGCAGCGCGCTGGACGCGCCGGGCATGGGCGGGCACTGGTTCGACGAGGCGCTGAACGTGTGCGAAGAGGCGGACGTGTTCTACCGCATCGCCTGGGACTGGGAACTGGACCACGTTGACGCGCCGCTGGCCCGCTGGCGGGTGCACGGCGGCAGCACCACCTTCCGCAAGTTCGCCCAGTTCGCGGATGAGACGGAAGCCATCCTTGCCAAGCACATCCGCATGTACCGCGACTACGAGCGGGATTACGCCGACCTTGTGGCGCTGCTGCGCCGCCGCGCCGCCTTCCAGCGCGGGGTGGCCCTGTGGCGCGAGGGCAAGGGGAGCGAGGCGCGGGCGGCCATTGCGCCGTATGCCGCATCGTCGCTGAAGTTCCGGCTGTTCCGGCTGGCCACGTTCCTGCCGGGCGGGATGTTTGATGCGGTGGCGGGGGTGTATTTTGCGCTGCCATCGTTTTTGAGGCGGTAG
- a CDS encoding DegT/DnrJ/EryC1/StrS family aminotransferase, protein MTTPALRLSRSIVGQAEADAVSRVILEDGYLGMGNEVKRFEEDIAAYLGVPAQNVVTANTGTAALHMAVQAAVQSGAEVLVQSLTFVASFQAISGAGAVPVACEALPETCTIDLADAERRLTERTAAIMPVHYASNPAGLDEVYAFAQRHGLRVIEDAAHAFGCLHDGRMIGTFGDIACFSFDGIKNITSGEGGCIVTADQTVAQLCRDARLLSVANDTEKRFSGQRSWDFDVTRQGWRYHMSNIMAAIGRVQLARLPGEFAPARMRLTARYRQRLAGAPHLALLTTDPRDVVVPHIFPVRILDDKKNHVVDALQAKGIPTGMHYKPNHLLTYYGGGTQSLPVTEMLGRQLTTLPLHPGMSDADVDLVCDALLEALA, encoded by the coding sequence GTCATCCTTGAAGACGGCTACCTCGGCATGGGCAACGAAGTGAAGCGCTTCGAAGAAGACATCGCCGCCTACCTCGGCGTGCCCGCGCAGAACGTGGTCACCGCCAACACCGGCACCGCCGCCCTGCACATGGCCGTGCAGGCCGCCGTGCAGTCGGGCGCGGAAGTGCTGGTGCAGTCGCTGACCTTCGTGGCCTCGTTCCAGGCCATCAGCGGGGCCGGGGCCGTGCCCGTGGCCTGCGAGGCCCTGCCGGAAACCTGCACCATCGACCTTGCCGACGCAGAGCGCCGCCTGACCGAGCGCACCGCCGCCATCATGCCGGTGCACTATGCCAGCAACCCCGCCGGGCTGGATGAAGTATACGCCTTTGCGCAAAGGCACGGCCTGCGCGTCATCGAGGACGCGGCCCACGCCTTCGGCTGCCTGCACGATGGCCGCATGATCGGCACCTTTGGCGACATTGCCTGCTTCAGCTTCGACGGCATCAAGAACATCACCAGCGGCGAGGGCGGGTGCATCGTCACCGCCGACCAGACCGTGGCCCAACTGTGTCGCGACGCGCGCCTGCTGTCCGTGGCCAACGACACGGAAAAGCGCTTCTCCGGCCAGCGCAGCTGGGATTTCGACGTTACCCGGCAGGGCTGGCGCTACCACATGAGCAACATCATGGCCGCCATAGGCCGCGTGCAGCTGGCCCGCCTGCCCGGCGAATTCGCCCCGGCGCGCATGCGCCTGACCGCGCGCTACCGCCAGCGGCTTGCCGGTGCGCCGCATCTGGCCCTGCTGACCACAGACCCCCGCGACGTGGTGGTGCCGCACATCTTTCCGGTGCGCATCCTGGACGACAAGAAGAATCATGTGGTGGACGCATTGCAGGCCAAGGGCATTCCCACCGGCATGCACTACAAGCCCAACCACCTGCTGACCTATTACGGCGGCGGCACGCAATCCCTGCCCGTCACCGAAATGCTGGGCCGCCAGTTGACCACCCTGCCCCTGCACCCCGGCATGAGCGACGCCGACGTGGATCTGGTGTGCGATGCCTTGCTGGAGGCGCTGGCGTAG
- a CDS encoding efflux transporter outer membrane subunit encodes MSHEVPRRPVCRALPGVLLPLLALTLAFAFTGCASGPDYKAPALPETAAGPFVSRPSQVDAGSPPPADWWRLYDDPALDAIVQEALSANTDLRVAMANLDRARAIYGEARGAMLPSTAVTTGVTRGRDQTSWDGQGQAPVQWNYTGGLDISYELDLFGRVRREMEAASGDAEATAAACDGVKVVVAAETTRAYVDACAYGASLDVARSSVELAQQALDVVSHQERAGSASRLDVERSGSLLAQARASVPRLQARQDAALFELAALMGRTPSQIPESARACNRVPDIADVIPVGDGTAMLRRRPDIRQTERRLSADTARIGVAVADLYPRVALGASASLLRNDDLRGDRTVSFAFGPLISWTFPNMTVARSRVAQARAQGVASLARFDGVVLTALKECEQSLGTYEGAVEQRNALVQAQTHAENAFGLAEQRYRAGAVSYLDVIAAQDSLIRARAQVATADQQVGSARIDVFKALGGGWKERPAVE; translated from the coding sequence ATGTCGCATGAAGTACCCCGTCGTCCAGTGTGCCGGGCGCTGCCGGGCGTCCTTTTGCCCCTTTTGGCCCTGACCCTTGCATTCGCGTTTACCGGCTGCGCCAGCGGGCCGGACTACAAAGCCCCGGCCCTGCCTGAAACGGCGGCTGGTCCGTTCGTCAGTCGGCCTTCGCAGGTCGATGCCGGTTCACCGCCGCCTGCGGATTGGTGGCGGCTGTATGATGATCCCGCGCTCGACGCGATCGTGCAGGAAGCCTTGTCCGCCAATACCGACCTGCGCGTGGCGATGGCGAACCTGGACCGGGCGCGCGCGATTTACGGAGAGGCGCGTGGGGCCATGCTCCCCTCAACCGCCGTAACCACCGGTGTCACCCGTGGCCGTGACCAGACCTCTTGGGACGGTCAAGGGCAAGCGCCCGTGCAGTGGAACTACACTGGCGGCCTGGACATTTCCTATGAACTTGACCTGTTCGGACGCGTGAGGCGCGAAATGGAGGCGGCAAGCGGTGATGCCGAGGCCACTGCCGCAGCCTGCGATGGAGTCAAGGTGGTTGTGGCCGCCGAGACGACGCGTGCCTACGTGGATGCCTGTGCCTATGGCGCGTCCCTTGACGTGGCCCGTTCCTCCGTCGAGTTGGCGCAGCAGGCGCTGGATGTTGTCAGCCATCAGGAGCGCGCAGGTTCCGCATCACGGCTTGATGTGGAGCGTTCCGGCTCCCTGCTGGCCCAGGCCAGGGCAAGCGTGCCCCGGCTTCAGGCGCGGCAGGACGCGGCATTGTTCGAATTGGCAGCTCTGATGGGCCGCACGCCCTCGCAAATTCCCGAGTCTGCGCGTGCCTGCAACAGGGTGCCGGACATCGCGGATGTCATCCCGGTCGGCGACGGTACCGCCATGCTGCGCAGGCGCCCGGACATTCGCCAGACCGAGCGCCGGTTATCCGCGGACACCGCGCGCATCGGGGTGGCGGTGGCCGACCTCTATCCCCGTGTGGCGCTGGGCGCTTCAGCCAGCCTTCTGCGCAACGACGACCTGAGAGGCGACCGTACCGTGTCGTTCGCTTTCGGGCCGCTGATTTCCTGGACGTTCCCGAACATGACCGTGGCACGAAGCCGCGTTGCCCAGGCAAGGGCGCAAGGTGTGGCATCGTTGGCCCGTTTCGACGGCGTCGTGTTGACGGCGCTCAAGGAGTGCGAGCAGTCACTGGGCACGTATGAAGGCGCCGTCGAGCAGCGCAACGCCCTGGTTCAGGCGCAAACGCACGCCGAGAACGCGTTTGGGCTGGCCGAACAGCGGTATAGGGCTGGGGCCGTCAGCTATCTGGACGTGATTGCGGCCCAGGACAGCCTGATCAGGGCGAGGGCGCAGGTCGCGACGGCCGATCAGCAGGTCGGCTCTGCCCGGATCGATGTGTTCAAGGCCTTGGGCGGCGGCTGGAAAGAGCGCCCGGCGGTCGAGTAG
- a CDS encoding arabinose transporter — protein sequence MASPISTIPFSPTTTMSKEQTHHADAPSASASAASGVFLRLLPVTLAVFVSFFTIGMQMSVLPLHLHETLGMGTLVVGLVVGSQFAAALLSRAWAGNFADMRGARRAVLTGHLFAACSGATYLASLAFVATPATSVWILLLGRILLALGESLVATGALGWSISLVGPQNAGKAMVWVGIAIFGAYALGAPVGAAVDSQWGFAGVAVALIFVPLLAMAVASGARAVPPTATRRTPFYRVLGSVWMPGMGLALCSVGFGLFTAFIALLFSARHWGGASLAFSAFGLAYICARIFFGHLPDKLGGARVALVSVAIEMAGQWLIWGADGALTAHWGAALTGFGYSLAFPGFGVEAVRRAPPQARSLAMGAYVAFLDIALGVTSPLAGALAGAEGIGAVYLAGAIAAALSLVVALVLLVTPTSQKTLRA from the coding sequence ATGGCGTCGCCCATCTCCACGATACCCTTTTCTCCAACCACCACCATGAGCAAAGAACAAACGCACCACGCGGATGCCCCGTCCGCATCCGCTTCGGCCGCTTCCGGGGTTTTTCTCAGGCTGCTTCCCGTCACCCTGGCGGTCTTCGTCAGCTTTTTCACCATAGGCATGCAGATGTCGGTTCTCCCGCTGCATCTGCATGAAACGCTGGGCATGGGAACACTGGTCGTCGGGCTGGTTGTCGGTTCGCAGTTTGCCGCCGCGCTGCTGTCCCGCGCCTGGGCCGGGAATTTCGCCGACATGCGCGGCGCCAGGCGCGCCGTCCTGACGGGGCATCTGTTCGCGGCCTGTTCCGGCGCGACCTACCTTGCCTCGCTGGCCTTTGTCGCCACGCCCGCCACATCGGTGTGGATACTGCTGCTGGGCCGGATACTGCTGGCATTGGGCGAAAGCCTGGTCGCCACGGGGGCGCTGGGCTGGTCCATCAGCCTGGTGGGGCCGCAGAACGCGGGCAAGGCGATGGTCTGGGTGGGCATTGCCATCTTCGGCGCGTATGCGCTCGGAGCGCCTGTCGGCGCGGCGGTGGACAGCCAGTGGGGGTTCGCGGGCGTGGCCGTCGCCCTGATCTTCGTCCCCTTGCTGGCAATGGCCGTAGCGTCGGGGGCGCGCGCCGTCCCGCCCACGGCGACGCGGCGCACGCCGTTCTACAGGGTGCTGGGTTCCGTGTGGATGCCGGGCATGGGATTGGCGCTGTGCAGCGTGGGCTTCGGGCTGTTCACGGCCTTCATTGCCCTGCTGTTCTCCGCCAGGCATTGGGGCGGCGCGTCACTGGCATTCAGCGCATTCGGGCTGGCGTACATCTGCGCACGTATTTTCTTTGGGCACCTGCCGGACAAACTGGGCGGCGCGCGCGTGGCGCTGGTGAGCGTCGCCATCGAAATGGCGGGGCAATGGCTGATCTGGGGGGCCGATGGCGCATTGACCGCCCACTGGGGCGCGGCGCTGACCGGCTTTGGCTACTCGCTGGCCTTTCCGGGCTTTGGCGTCGAAGCCGTGCGGCGCGCGCCCCCGCAGGCGCGCAGCCTCGCCATGGGTGCGTATGTGGCGTTCCTGGACATCGCGCTTGGCGTCACCAGCCCGTTGGCTGGCGCGTTGGCCGGTGCGGAGGGGATCGGTGCGGTCTATCTGGCCGGGGCGATTGCCGCCGCGCTGTCGCTGGTTGTGGCCCTGGTGCTGCTGGTCACCCCGACGTCGCAGAAGACCCTCCGTGCCTGA
- a CDS encoding efflux RND transporter periplasmic adaptor subunit, with protein sequence MNIPTPGNMKPFFVGLISVAVIFGLLFAWRASRVGAAAPRTQSPALVSTICVRPRSVPNELQAVGSLQAVREVLLAPDTPGRVTAINFTAGQVVEQGVTLVRLYDAPEQADRSAAVAKADFARLQLRRSQDLASSGAEPRELLEQRKAEAVQTAAAVRQLDARIRQKNIQAPFSGQLGIRRINVGQYLGAGDAIATLTQLDPLYVNFALPQQELSRLATGARVQVAVDAVPGRTFEARVSVIEPRVDGETRNVVVQATLPNPGNLLKSGMYATARLMLPTTDDAIVLPLTAIQTSASGDSVVLVRDADTQGTGQAVAVPVVTGRRLGGEVLVAQGVKAGDIVVVAGQNRLRPGARVKINPDQPAGASADAVSMPDASMPDASMPDASKPVANSR encoded by the coding sequence ATGAATATCCCCACGCCAGGAAACATGAAGCCGTTTTTCGTCGGCCTGATCAGCGTCGCCGTGATCTTCGGCCTGTTGTTCGCGTGGCGCGCGTCCCGGGTCGGGGCCGCCGCGCCCCGCACGCAATCACCGGCGCTGGTATCGACGATTTGCGTCCGGCCCCGCAGCGTGCCCAACGAGTTGCAGGCCGTAGGCAGCTTGCAGGCTGTGCGCGAAGTTCTGCTGGCGCCCGATACCCCCGGGCGGGTGACGGCCATCAACTTCACCGCCGGGCAGGTCGTCGAGCAAGGCGTCACGCTGGTCCGGCTTTACGATGCTCCGGAACAGGCCGACCGCAGCGCCGCGGTGGCGAAGGCCGATTTCGCGCGGTTGCAGTTGCGGCGTTCGCAGGATCTGGCGTCCAGCGGGGCGGAGCCGCGCGAATTGCTGGAGCAGCGCAAGGCGGAAGCCGTCCAGACGGCGGCCGCCGTCCGGCAACTGGATGCGCGCATCCGGCAAAAGAACATCCAGGCGCCGTTCTCCGGACAGCTTGGCATCCGTCGCATCAACGTGGGGCAATACCTTGGAGCGGGCGATGCCATTGCCACGCTGACGCAACTCGACCCGCTGTACGTCAATTTCGCGTTGCCCCAGCAGGAACTTTCCAGGCTGGCGACCGGCGCGCGGGTACAGGTTGCGGTGGATGCCGTTCCAGGGCGGACGTTCGAGGCCAGGGTCAGCGTCATCGAGCCGCGCGTTGACGGCGAGACCCGTAATGTCGTTGTCCAGGCCACGCTGCCGAACCCCGGCAACCTGTTGAAGTCCGGCATGTACGCGACCGCAAGGCTGATGCTGCCGACGACCGATGACGCCATCGTGTTGCCCCTGACGGCAATCCAGACGTCCGCCTCGGGCGACAGCGTCGTGCTTGTCCGGGATGCCGACACCCAGGGGACCGGCCAGGCGGTGGCCGTTCCGGTCGTCACGGGCCGCAGGCTGGGCGGGGAGGTGCTGGTGGCGCAGGGGGTGAAGGCGGGCGACATTGTGGTGGTTGCGGGGCAGAACCGGCTGCGGCCGGGTGCAAGGGTGAAGATCAACCCCGATCAGCCCGCAGGCGCGTCGGCGGACGCCGTGTCCATGCCAGATGCGTCCATGCCAGATGCGTCCATGCCAGATGCGTCCAAGCCCGTCGCGAATTCCCGGTGA
- a CDS encoding efflux RND transporter permease subunit, producing MNITDIFIRRPILALVVSLLITLAGLASVFSLPVRQYPYLENATINIATSLPGATQEVMQGFVTTPISQAIATASGIEYLSSTTTQGRSEIKARLVLNANADRAMTEILAKVQQVKYQLPAGVTDPVISKSTEGGTAVQYVAFYSDTLTVPQVTDFVTRVALPLFAGIPGVGSVDTNGGQTLALRVWIDPVKLAARGLSAGEIAAALRANNVQAAPGQLKSPMTVTNISAATDLRSVDDFRQMVLKADARGGVVRLADVATVEIGGQNYNNASFATGVPAVFAAIFPTPDGNPLDIARQAQELVPRIREMAPPGLKVVPNYDVARFVNASIGEVRHTLVEAIVIVIAVIFVFLGAFRAVVIPVVTIPLSLVGTAALMLAFGFSINLLTLLAMVLAIGLVVDDAIVVVENIHRHIEEGASPADAALLGAREIVGPVIAMTITLAAVYAPIGLMGGLTGALFKEFAFTLAGAVVVSGVVALTLSPVMSSMLLDSRQGEGKLARLVEGYMGRLTAMYRSLLARTLAARGAVLLFGVAVLGGIAVLFVGIRHELAPVEDQGAVIVIAKAPQYAGVGYTARYAGKIERIFESLPEFDNSFMHIGGTGRGQNQMLGGAIFKDWSERSRSSVEIQGQIQAAGASIDGETLTAVQVPPLPGSSGGLPVQMVLRSSDGFPELFGTAEQLKAAAYGSGLFLYVQNDLAFDSPQAHVAIDSAKAREMGVTMQAIADTLAVLVGENYVNRFNFHDRSYDVIPQVNGDNRMTPDDLGRFYVKTGSGALTPLSTVTRVETRPQANGLTQFGQMNSATLEMLPRPGVSMGEAVAFLQSQPLPAGTSVDWLSDSRQFVQEGNRLLVSFAFALVVIFLVLAAQFESLRDPLVILVTVPLAVCGALAPLWLGYATLNIYTQIGLVTLIGLISKHGILMVTFANHIQQHEGLSRIEAIEKAAAVRMRPVLMTTAAMVAGLVPLVFAEGAGSASRFSIGIVVVMGMLVGTLFTLFVLPTVYSFIARDHRAAVENQRSRELAATEEPHVA from the coding sequence ATGAACATCACGGACATCTTCATCCGGCGGCCCATCCTGGCCCTGGTCGTCAGCCTGCTGATCACGCTGGCCGGCCTGGCCTCGGTCTTTTCCCTGCCGGTGCGCCAGTATCCCTACCTCGAAAACGCCACCATCAACATCGCCACGTCGCTGCCGGGCGCAACCCAGGAGGTCATGCAGGGCTTTGTCACGACGCCCATCTCGCAGGCGATCGCCACGGCCAGCGGCATCGAGTACCTGAGTTCGACGACGACCCAGGGGCGCAGCGAAATCAAGGCCCGGCTGGTGCTCAACGCCAACGCGGACCGGGCGATGACCGAGATCCTCGCCAAGGTGCAGCAGGTCAAGTACCAGCTTCCGGCAGGCGTGACCGATCCGGTCATCAGCAAATCCACCGAGGGCGGCACCGCCGTCCAGTACGTCGCGTTCTACAGCGACACCCTGACCGTGCCGCAGGTGACGGACTTCGTGACCCGCGTCGCCCTGCCCCTGTTCGCCGGAATACCGGGAGTGGGATCGGTTGACACCAACGGCGGGCAGACGCTGGCCTTGCGCGTCTGGATCGACCCCGTGAAGCTGGCCGCCCGCGGGCTGTCGGCGGGCGAAATCGCGGCCGCCCTGCGCGCCAACAACGTGCAGGCCGCACCGGGGCAGCTCAAAAGCCCAATGACCGTCACCAACATCAGCGCCGCGACCGACCTGCGCAGCGTGGACGACTTCCGCCAGATGGTGCTCAAGGCCGACGCCCGCGGCGGCGTGGTGCGTCTGGCCGACGTGGCGACGGTGGAGATCGGCGGCCAGAACTACAACAACGCCTCGTTCGCCACCGGCGTCCCGGCGGTGTTTGCGGCGATTTTTCCGACGCCGGACGGCAACCCGCTGGACATTGCCAGACAGGCGCAGGAATTGGTCCCCCGCATCCGCGAAATGGCGCCGCCGGGGCTGAAGGTAGTGCCGAACTACGACGTGGCGCGGTTCGTCAACGCTTCGATCGGAGAGGTCAGGCACACCCTGGTCGAGGCCATCGTGATCGTCATAGCGGTGATCTTTGTGTTTCTGGGCGCGTTCCGTGCGGTTGTCATCCCCGTCGTCACCATTCCGCTTTCCCTGGTGGGGACGGCGGCATTGATGCTGGCCTTCGGATTTTCGATCAACTTGTTGACGCTGCTGGCGATGGTGCTGGCGATCGGGCTGGTGGTGGACGACGCCATCGTGGTGGTGGAGAACATCCATCGCCACATCGAGGAAGGGGCATCGCCTGCGGACGCGGCCTTGCTCGGCGCCCGCGAAATTGTCGGCCCGGTCATCGCCATGACCATCACCCTTGCGGCCGTCTACGCGCCGATCGGCCTGATGGGCGGATTGACGGGGGCGCTGTTCAAGGAGTTCGCCTTCACGCTGGCGGGTGCGGTCGTCGTCTCCGGCGTGGTCGCGCTGACGTTGTCGCCAGTGATGAGTTCGATGCTGCTCGATTCCAGGCAAGGCGAGGGGAAGCTGGCCAGACTGGTCGAAGGCTACATGGGGCGGCTGACGGCAATGTACCGGAGCCTGCTGGCGCGTACCCTGGCCGCGCGCGGGGCAGTCCTGCTGTTCGGCGTGGCCGTGCTGGGGGGCATTGCCGTGCTGTTCGTGGGCATCCGCCACGAACTGGCGCCGGTCGAGGACCAGGGGGCGGTCATCGTCATAGCCAAAGCGCCGCAGTACGCCGGTGTCGGCTATACCGCCCGCTACGCCGGAAAGATCGAGAGGATTTTCGAATCGCTGCCCGAGTTCGACAACAGTTTCATGCACATCGGCGGCACCGGGCGCGGCCAGAACCAGATGCTGGGCGGCGCGATCTTCAAGGATTGGTCCGAGCGTTCCCGATCTTCCGTTGAGATTCAGGGGCAGATTCAGGCGGCTGGCGCGAGCATTGATGGAGAAACGCTGACGGCGGTGCAGGTTCCGCCGCTTCCTGGCTCCAGCGGTGGGCTGCCGGTACAGATGGTGCTGCGGTCATCCGATGGTTTTCCGGAGTTGTTCGGGACGGCCGAGCAACTCAAGGCTGCGGCTTACGGGAGCGGGTTGTTTCTGTACGTGCAGAACGACCTGGCGTTCGACAGCCCGCAGGCCCACGTTGCCATCGACAGCGCCAAGGCGCGCGAGATGGGCGTGACCATGCAGGCCATTGCCGACACGCTGGCGGTGCTGGTGGGTGAAAACTACGTCAACCGCTTCAATTTCCACGACCGCTCCTACGACGTCATTCCGCAGGTGAACGGCGACAACCGCATGACCCCGGACGACCTCGGCCGCTTCTACGTCAAGACAGGTTCCGGAGCGCTGACGCCGCTTTCGACGGTGACGCGCGTGGAAACACGCCCCCAGGCCAACGGCCTGACGCAGTTCGGCCAGATGAACTCGGCCACGCTGGAGATGCTGCCGCGCCCTGGCGTCAGCATGGGCGAGGCCGTGGCGTTCCTGCAATCGCAGCCGCTGCCGGCCGGCACCAGCGTCGACTGGCTCAGCGACAGCCGCCAGTTCGTGCAGGAAGGCAACCGCCTGTTGGTCTCGTTCGCGTTTGCGCTGGTGGTGATCTTTTTGGTGCTGGCGGCGCAGTTCGAAAGCCTGCGTGACCCCCTGGTGATCCTCGTCACGGTGCCGCTGGCGGTGTGCGGCGCACTGGCGCCGCTCTGGCTGGGCTACGCCACGCTGAACATCTACACCCAGATCGGCCTGGTCACGCTGATCGGCCTGATTTCCAAACACGGCATCCTGATGGTTACGTTTGCCAACCACATCCAGCAGCATGAAGGGCTGAGCCGGATCGAAGCCATCGAGAAGGCGGCTGCCGTTCGCATGCGCCCGGTACTGATGACGACGGCGGCGATGGTCGCCGGTCTGGTGCCGCTGGTGTTTGCCGAAGGCGCGGGCTCCGCCAGCCGTTTCTCGATCGGCATCGTGGTGGTGATGGGTATGCTGGTTGGCACGCTCTTCACGCTGTTCGTCCTGCCCACCGTGTACAGCTTCATCGCCAGAGACCATCGCGCGGCGGTGGAAAACCAGCGCTCCCGCGAACTTGCAGCGACGGAGGAACCCCATGTCGCATGA
- a CDS encoding SDR family oxidoreductase, with protein sequence MHVFVTGATGWVGSAVVRELIGAGHQVTGLARSADKATALAATGVGVLLATLDDADALRAAAAAADAVVHTAFNHDFSRFMESCEQDRRVIETLASALSGSARPLLVTSGLSGLPRGATEATRTNPAMPRKSEAEARASAERGVRVATVRLAPSVHGLGDHGFVSFLIRLAKQKGVSAYIGDGQNCWSGVFRLDAARVYRLALEQGVTEPVYHAVADEAVPFKAIAELIGRRLNLPVAPRDREHFGWFANMAGADMSVSSARTRALLGWTPQGPHLLADLDQPGYYAD encoded by the coding sequence ATGCACGTATTTGTCACTGGAGCCACCGGATGGGTTGGCTCGGCCGTGGTTCGGGAATTGATCGGCGCTGGCCATCAGGTCACGGGGCTGGCGCGCTCGGCGGACAAGGCGACCGCGCTCGCGGCCACGGGGGTGGGGGTCCTGCTCGCCACCCTGGACGATGCGGATGCCTTGCGCGCTGCTGCTGCGGCGGCGGATGCCGTGGTCCACACGGCGTTCAACCATGATTTTTCCAGATTCATGGAAAGTTGCGAGCAGGACCGGCGCGTGATCGAGACGCTGGCCAGCGCATTGAGCGGATCAGCCAGGCCGTTGCTCGTCACTTCCGGCTTGTCGGGCCTGCCGCGGGGAGCAACTGAAGCGACCCGGACAAACCCGGCGATGCCGCGCAAATCCGAGGCTGAGGCACGGGCTTCGGCAGAACGTGGCGTGCGCGTGGCGACAGTGCGCCTTGCGCCGTCCGTGCATGGCCTTGGCGACCACGGCTTCGTATCGTTCCTGATTCGCCTGGCGAAACAGAAAGGCGTGTCGGCCTACATTGGCGATGGGCAGAACTGCTGGTCCGGCGTGTTTCGGCTGGACGCCGCGCGCGTCTATCGCCTTGCGCTCGAACAGGGCGTGACCGAGCCGGTCTATCACGCGGTCGCCGACGAGGCGGTGCCCTTCAAGGCGATTGCCGAACTGATCGGCAGGCGCTTGAACCTGCCCGTCGCGCCGCGTGACCGCGAGCACTTTGGCTGGTTTGCCAACATGGCTGGCGCGGACATGTCCGTATCCAGCGCGCGCACGCGCGCACTGCTGGGCTGGACGCCGCAAGGCCCGCATCTGCTCGCCGACCTGGATCAGCCCGGCTATTACGCCGATTGA